A window of Leclercia adecarboxylata contains these coding sequences:
- a CDS encoding hemagglutinin repeat-containing protein, which translates to MNKNLYRIVFNKARGMLMVVADIARSGRAGSSRSSGIGHTHSQLIGKVSALSFSLWLAMGAVQTAQANIVADAGAPKNQQPTVVNSANGTPQVNIQTPSAAGVSRNNYTRFDVDQKGAILNNSHKNVQTNLGGMVAGNPWLAKGEAKVILNEVSSRDPSKLNGMIEVAGKKAQVVIANPSGITCSGCGFINANRATLTTGQPQMKDGALTGFNVERGEVVVEGAGMDTSGADYTDIIARSVKVNAGLWAKDLKVTTGRNTVDAAHEVIEKGSDDPATRPQLAVDVASLGGMYAGKIRMVGTERGVGVRNAGAIGAQAGSVTISADGRIENSGTLRAAESASLQTAGELNNSGVITAASNVRASAASLTGSQQSVLAAGVKSDGTFAGAGDLELSTSGQLSAHGQTLAGGNLSARGQGVDVSGSQTQAKHVLLDGGAEDVNTASAKVNASELTVRSGKMLNNSGGSLSAEKINLSAHDLNNQKGKIVQRGSDAFAVNLPGKLDNQQGQIGAANGVQLKADNIDNSAGQIVAVAGNTRLDAGTVNNQQGLISASAGDGEIASQQAVNNVKGRIEAAKTQRISAGSLDNQQGVIVADGATLALNEFDNRSGSLLSQGSLSLESGALNNQSGFLASDGDFSLSAGTIDNTDGQIGANRTLTAGFDTLTNNGGALKSVGAMTLSGGLLDNRQGTTFSGNSLNFNGGTLNNTSGQLAATGSLSLGTSQLINTQGVLQGDGINLTSGTLDNRSGTLNSLGALNLSADNLNNQAGTLAASGAADVAATELDNRSGGRIIGEADTALHTDNLQNGGGQIQSVGDLLLDSARGAVDNVSGLIRSGKNVTLNAVKFVNTSTSGENQGLEGQSLTLNTDTLDNQRGSILANNTLSINNGGVLNNGAGVLASGDTLDLSGSALNLLNADGTLKAGKTLSLDAASLDASGQLLSLGDMTLHSGSGVNNSGTTIANGNLTFTTDGDLTNSGQLMAGSALNVQSANLNNLAGGEINAGSTTLTASGTVRNTGLIDGIATRINADTLTNTGTGRIYGDAVGINVDTFNNLAENGTAATLAGREHVSLGVQTLNNADHGLIYSAGSMSIGGALDDSGAVTGRAGTINNHSSTIESAEDMAIAAGQINNINDHFSTEVVRVSQEDLTDYQHSGSTNRWSSTEKGVWVDDNSSDGLRNLNTPEDTGSNNDNFNQYDYTRTIDETRIKESDPAKILAGGNLLMTGDKLFNDKSQVIAGGTLAIDQMGSVKNEDVPGKRYTTDEGTVTHYYRIRHKGDDEQGRDRTAYTPPTTIQDIALKPGQLVSNGSVEGSNLSLSPLVLTGTDVTIGQAAGVAPAPQQTVSPGEPVTPPAGQQFEVTPADGAIRIIGPNTTLPDNSLFKVNPSAEVPYLVETDPRFTNERQWLGSDYMQDAFTADGDMTQKRLGDGYYEQRLIREQVIGITGQRYLDGYSNDEEQYKALMDRGITFGKQYDLKIGVALTPAQMALLTGDIVWLVNTRVKMPDGSTENVLVPQVYAKVKPGDIDGSGALIAGNNVSIKLNGDLFNRGTLAGRKVLQLDADNITNQTGTIQGADVNLNARTDINNIGGAIVGDSSLLASAGRDINLTSTTLSAESVNGENRFARTTIDSVSGIYVQGDDGKLALQSGRDINLTGAQVIASGENGTAQLVAGRDMNLNDLQTASRDNLVWDADNSLKQGQTNSIGSEVTGKGDVTLAAGNDLNARAAALSAGQALNVSAGNNLTLTAGENTQDLDERHKVVGGNGFLSKTTTTTRDQIARQTVQSSELNGDTVNLTAGNDLTVRGSNVAGTGDVALLAGNNLSVETQAERNNELHQKQEKKSGLLSSGGIGFSVGTQSIKTTDTGADATQAGSTVGSVDGDLTLRAGDRLTVSGSDLVAGQDMTLTGKNVDITAVNNRSQQTHEVEQKTSGLTLALSGTVGSALNSAVEASQQAKSSGSGRLQALQGVKAALSGVQAAQAARMDQAQGADAGNTNTVGISLSYGSQSSKSTQYSEQNTAQGSTLNAGRDLSVVATGSGERGTDGDLTVEGSQLKAGNDITLAANRDLYLRSAQNTQLLDGKNESKGGSVGVGIGVGSGGFGLNISASVNRGKGNESGNGTTHSETTVDAGRQVNLLTGRDATLTGAQVSGETVRADIGRNLTLTSEQDSDRYDSKQQNASAGGSFSIGSMTGSASVNLSRDKMHSNYDSVVEQTGIFAGKGGYDITVGEHTQLNGAVIGSTATADKNRLDTGTIGFSDIENRADFEVEHQSVGMSTGGSIGSQFAGNMANGLLVGANRDGHDSSTTHAAVSEGTLIVRDQDRQAQDVNQLSRDVEHANQTLSPIFDKEKEQERLQQAQLIGEIGNQVADIARTEGSIRATNAAKEKLKNVNAQDLQEAKAAWEKANPGKTATLEDINGQIYQTAYNDALSASGFGTGGQYQQAIQAATAAVQGLAGSDLSAALAGGAAPYVAEVIGHYSGLNDAGKVAAHAVVNAALAAAQGQDALAGAAGAATGELVGMIATEMYGKSADELDETQKQTVSALATLAAGLSGGLAGDSSASAVAGAQAGKTTVENNYLSTAEARQLDKELLECKASGGDCMKVVEKYLAISNKKSKELADACTGGGVTCVTWQELIQASTNVANDPQPGQFRLDEKLKDPTAAALVNYLNGADLKFLQDNITTGDRVLSVVMDPTSWPVIIMGGRAILTNAVNNSKEQLIAVGVGVGLGAGIQYKTTGEVKLADLIGSGVIGAITAGKGYNPTVTWNAAGGYYQAQINGDDPMLAALLSKAGASAGFATGNMIKVPFDKIFNPVSKQYEWVPTGVWTITKPVPQHPLPSILGNAGDSAMSGMVSDKLKESGSKNEKQH; encoded by the coding sequence ATGAATAAGAACCTGTACCGAATTGTCTTTAACAAAGCGCGCGGCATGCTGATGGTGGTGGCGGATATCGCCCGCTCCGGCCGCGCCGGTTCGTCCCGTTCTTCCGGCATCGGCCATACCCACAGCCAGCTTATCGGCAAGGTGAGCGCCCTGAGCTTTAGCCTGTGGCTGGCGATGGGAGCCGTACAGACGGCGCAGGCCAACATCGTGGCCGACGCCGGGGCGCCAAAAAACCAGCAGCCAACGGTGGTTAACAGCGCCAACGGCACGCCGCAGGTCAATATCCAGACGCCATCCGCTGCCGGGGTATCGCGCAATAACTACACCCGGTTCGATGTGGATCAGAAAGGGGCGATCCTCAATAACTCGCATAAAAACGTGCAGACTAACCTGGGCGGCATGGTGGCGGGCAACCCGTGGCTGGCGAAAGGCGAAGCCAAAGTGATCCTCAATGAGGTGAGTTCCCGCGATCCGAGCAAGCTGAACGGCATGATCGAAGTGGCCGGTAAAAAAGCCCAGGTGGTGATCGCCAACCCGTCAGGGATCACCTGTAGCGGCTGCGGCTTTATTAACGCCAACCGCGCCACCCTCACCACCGGCCAGCCGCAGATGAAAGACGGCGCGCTGACCGGGTTTAACGTCGAGCGCGGCGAAGTGGTGGTCGAGGGCGCGGGGATGGACACCTCCGGCGCGGATTACACCGATATCATCGCCCGTTCGGTCAAGGTCAACGCCGGGCTGTGGGCTAAGGATCTGAAGGTGACCACCGGGCGCAACACCGTCGATGCCGCCCACGAGGTGATTGAAAAAGGCAGCGACGACCCGGCCACCCGCCCGCAGCTGGCGGTGGACGTGGCCAGCCTTGGCGGCATGTACGCGGGCAAGATCCGCATGGTGGGCACCGAGCGCGGCGTCGGGGTGCGTAACGCCGGGGCTATCGGCGCCCAGGCGGGCAGCGTGACGATCTCCGCCGACGGACGCATCGAAAACAGCGGCACCCTGCGGGCCGCAGAGAGCGCCAGCCTGCAAACCGCGGGCGAACTCAACAACAGCGGCGTGATTACCGCCGCCAGTAACGTCCGGGCGAGCGCGGCCAGCCTCACCGGCAGCCAGCAGAGCGTGCTGGCTGCCGGGGTGAAGAGCGACGGCACCTTCGCCGGGGCGGGCGATCTGGAACTGAGCACCAGCGGCCAGCTGAGCGCCCACGGGCAAACCCTGGCGGGGGGCAATCTCAGCGCCCGCGGCCAGGGGGTGGACGTCAGCGGCAGCCAGACCCAGGCTAAACATGTCCTGCTGGATGGCGGCGCGGAAGATGTGAACACCGCCAGCGCGAAGGTCAACGCCAGCGAACTCACCGTCCGCAGCGGTAAGATGCTTAACAACAGCGGCGGCAGCCTGAGCGCGGAGAAAATCAACCTCAGCGCTCACGACCTCAACAACCAGAAAGGTAAAATCGTCCAGCGCGGCAGCGACGCTTTCGCAGTGAATCTGCCGGGCAAGCTCGATAACCAGCAGGGGCAGATTGGCGCGGCCAACGGCGTGCAGCTCAAGGCTGACAACATCGACAACAGCGCCGGGCAGATTGTGGCGGTGGCGGGCAATACCCGGCTGGACGCCGGGACGGTAAACAACCAGCAGGGGCTGATCTCAGCCAGCGCGGGTGACGGCGAGATCGCCAGCCAGCAGGCGGTGAACAACGTCAAAGGCCGCATCGAGGCGGCCAAAACCCAGCGCATCAGCGCCGGGAGCCTCGACAACCAGCAGGGGGTGATTGTCGCCGACGGCGCAACGCTGGCCCTGAATGAATTTGATAACCGTTCCGGCTCCCTGCTCTCTCAGGGTTCGCTTAGCCTCGAGAGCGGCGCGCTGAATAACCAGAGCGGCTTCCTGGCAAGCGACGGCGACTTTAGCCTCAGCGCGGGTACTATCGACAATACCGACGGGCAGATTGGCGCGAACCGGACGTTAACCGCCGGGTTCGACACCCTCACCAATAACGGCGGCGCGCTGAAATCGGTCGGGGCTATGACCCTCAGCGGCGGCCTGCTGGATAACCGCCAGGGGACTACCTTCTCCGGCAACAGCCTGAATTTCAACGGCGGCACGCTGAACAATACGTCCGGGCAGCTTGCTGCGACAGGGAGCCTGTCGCTGGGCACCTCGCAGCTCATCAACACTCAAGGCGTCCTGCAGGGCGACGGGATCAATCTCACTTCCGGTACCCTCGATAACCGCTCTGGCACCCTGAACAGCCTGGGGGCCCTGAACCTCTCGGCAGACAATCTCAATAACCAGGCGGGCACTCTGGCGGCGAGCGGCGCGGCGGATGTCGCGGCCACAGAGCTCGATAACCGCAGCGGCGGGCGCATCATTGGCGAGGCCGATACCGCCCTGCATACCGATAATCTGCAAAACGGCGGCGGGCAGATCCAGTCGGTGGGGGATCTGCTCCTCGACAGCGCCAGGGGTGCGGTGGATAACGTCTCCGGGCTGATTCGCAGCGGCAAAAACGTGACCCTCAATGCCGTCAAATTTGTGAATACCAGTACGTCTGGTGAAAACCAGGGGCTGGAGGGCCAGAGCCTGACGCTGAACACCGATACCCTGGATAACCAGCGCGGCAGCATCCTGGCGAACAACACCCTGAGTATCAATAACGGCGGCGTGCTGAACAACGGCGCAGGGGTCCTGGCCTCGGGCGATACCCTGGATCTCAGCGGTAGCGCCCTGAATCTGTTGAACGCGGACGGCACCCTTAAGGCAGGTAAAACGCTCAGCCTGGACGCGGCATCGCTGGACGCCAGCGGCCAGCTGCTGTCGCTGGGGGACATGACGCTTCACAGCGGCAGCGGCGTGAACAACAGCGGCACTACCATTGCCAACGGCAACCTGACCTTCACGACCGACGGCGATCTCACCAACAGCGGCCAGCTGATGGCGGGTAGCGCCCTTAACGTGCAGAGCGCGAACCTGAATAACCTCGCCGGGGGTGAAATCAACGCCGGCAGCACCACCCTGACGGCCAGCGGCACGGTACGCAATACCGGCCTGATCGACGGCATCGCTACCCGCATCAACGCCGACACCCTGACCAACACCGGCACCGGGCGGATCTACGGCGATGCGGTGGGGATCAATGTGGATACCTTCAACAACCTCGCCGAAAACGGCACCGCGGCGACGCTCGCCGGTCGTGAGCACGTGAGCCTGGGCGTGCAGACCCTGAACAACGCCGACCACGGCCTGATCTACAGCGCGGGCAGCATGAGTATCGGCGGCGCGCTGGACGACAGCGGCGCCGTGACCGGCCGGGCGGGAACGATCAATAACCACAGCTCCACCATCGAGTCTGCCGAGGATATGGCCATCGCCGCCGGGCAGATCAATAACATCAACGACCACTTCTCCACCGAAGTGGTGCGGGTGTCGCAGGAAGATCTCACCGACTATCAGCACTCCGGCTCCACCAACCGCTGGAGCTCAACTGAGAAAGGCGTCTGGGTGGATGACAACTCCTCCGACGGGCTGCGCAACCTGAATACGCCAGAAGATACCGGCTCAAATAACGACAACTTTAACCAGTACGACTACACCCGCACCATCGACGAAACGCGCATCAAAGAGAGCGACCCGGCGAAGATCCTCGCCGGGGGCAACCTGCTGATGACCGGCGACAAGCTGTTTAACGACAAGAGCCAGGTGATTGCGGGCGGCACCCTGGCAATCGACCAGATGGGTAGCGTGAAGAACGAGGACGTGCCCGGCAAGCGTTACACCACTGATGAGGGCACCGTCACCCACTACTACCGTATTCGCCACAAAGGCGACGATGAACAGGGACGCGATCGCACGGCTTACACGCCGCCAACCACCATTCAGGATATCGCCCTGAAGCCGGGCCAGCTGGTCAGCAACGGCAGCGTGGAGGGCAGCAACCTCAGCCTCTCCCCGCTGGTGTTAACGGGCACCGACGTGACCATTGGTCAGGCCGCGGGCGTGGCCCCTGCCCCGCAGCAGACCGTCTCGCCGGGCGAGCCGGTGACCCCGCCTGCCGGACAGCAGTTTGAAGTGACTCCGGCCGACGGCGCGATCCGCATTATCGGCCCCAACACCACCCTGCCGGACAACAGCCTGTTCAAGGTGAACCCGTCGGCGGAGGTGCCGTACCTGGTGGAGACCGATCCGCGCTTTACCAACGAGCGCCAGTGGCTCGGCAGCGACTATATGCAGGACGCCTTTACCGCCGACGGCGACATGACCCAGAAGCGGCTGGGGGATGGCTACTACGAGCAGCGGCTGATCCGCGAGCAGGTGATCGGCATCACCGGCCAGCGCTATCTGGACGGCTACAGCAACGACGAAGAGCAGTACAAGGCGCTGATGGATCGCGGCATCACCTTCGGCAAGCAGTACGATCTGAAGATTGGCGTGGCGCTGACGCCTGCGCAGATGGCGCTGCTGACCGGGGATATCGTCTGGCTGGTGAACACCCGGGTGAAGATGCCGGACGGCTCAACCGAGAACGTGCTGGTGCCGCAGGTCTACGCCAAAGTGAAACCGGGCGATATCGACGGCTCCGGCGCGCTGATTGCCGGGAACAACGTCTCTATCAAGCTCAACGGCGACCTGTTTAACCGCGGGACCCTTGCCGGGCGCAAAGTGCTGCAGCTGGACGCCGACAACATCACCAACCAGACCGGCACCATTCAGGGGGCGGATGTTAACCTCAACGCGCGCACCGATATCAACAATATCGGCGGTGCCATCGTGGGAGACAGCAGCCTGCTGGCCAGCGCCGGGCGCGACATCAACCTCACCAGCACCACCCTCAGCGCCGAAAGCGTCAACGGCGAGAACCGCTTCGCCCGCACCACCATCGACAGCGTGTCGGGTATTTACGTCCAGGGCGACGACGGCAAACTGGCGCTGCAGTCAGGGCGGGATATTAACCTGACCGGGGCACAGGTTATCGCCAGCGGCGAGAACGGTACCGCCCAGCTGGTGGCCGGGCGGGATATGAACCTCAACGATCTCCAGACCGCCAGCCGCGATAATCTGGTGTGGGATGCCGACAACAGCCTGAAACAGGGCCAGACGAACAGCATCGGCAGCGAAGTGACGGGCAAAGGCGACGTGACCCTGGCCGCCGGGAATGACCTCAACGCCCGCGCCGCTGCCCTCTCCGCCGGGCAGGCGCTGAACGTCAGCGCCGGGAATAACTTGACCCTGACGGCGGGTGAGAATACCCAGGATCTGGACGAACGGCACAAAGTGGTGGGCGGTAACGGCTTCCTGTCGAAAACCACCACCACCACCCGCGACCAGATCGCCCGTCAGACGGTGCAGAGCAGCGAGCTGAACGGCGACACCGTTAACCTCACCGCCGGAAACGATCTCACCGTGCGCGGCAGCAACGTGGCGGGCACCGGGGATGTGGCCCTGCTGGCAGGCAACAACCTGAGCGTGGAGACCCAGGCCGAACGCAATAATGAGCTGCACCAGAAGCAGGAGAAAAAATCGGGTCTGCTGAGCTCGGGCGGCATCGGCTTTAGCGTCGGCACACAGAGCATTAAAACCACCGACACCGGCGCGGACGCGACCCAGGCGGGCAGCACCGTGGGCAGCGTCGACGGCGACCTGACCCTGCGGGCGGGGGATCGCCTGACGGTGAGCGGCTCGGATCTGGTGGCGGGTCAGGACATGACGCTGACCGGTAAAAACGTCGATATCACGGCGGTGAATAACCGCAGCCAGCAGACCCACGAGGTGGAGCAGAAAACCTCCGGCCTGACGCTGGCGCTCTCCGGCACCGTCGGCAGCGCGCTGAACAGCGCCGTTGAAGCCTCCCAGCAGGCGAAATCCTCCGGCAGCGGCCGCTTACAGGCGTTGCAGGGGGTGAAGGCCGCGCTCTCCGGCGTGCAGGCCGCCCAGGCCGCACGTATGGATCAGGCCCAGGGTGCGGACGCGGGCAACACCAATACCGTGGGCATCAGCCTCTCCTACGGCAGCCAGTCGTCGAAATCGACCCAGTACAGCGAGCAGAACACCGCTCAGGGCAGCACCCTCAACGCCGGGCGCGATCTGAGCGTTGTCGCCACCGGCAGCGGCGAGCGCGGCACGGACGGCGACCTGACCGTGGAAGGCAGCCAGCTGAAGGCGGGCAACGATATTACGCTTGCCGCCAACCGCGATCTGTATCTGCGCTCTGCGCAGAACACCCAGCTGCTGGACGGCAAAAACGAGAGCAAGGGCGGCAGCGTCGGGGTTGGGATCGGCGTCGGCTCCGGCGGCTTTGGCCTGAACATCTCCGCCAGCGTCAACCGCGGCAAAGGCAACGAGAGCGGCAATGGCACCACCCACAGCGAGACCACCGTGGACGCGGGCCGCCAGGTGAATCTTCTGACCGGACGTGACGCCACCCTGACCGGGGCGCAGGTAAGCGGCGAGACGGTAAGGGCGGATATTGGCCGCAACCTGACCCTCACCTCCGAGCAGGACAGCGATCGCTACGATTCGAAACAGCAGAACGCCAGCGCGGGGGGCAGCTTCAGCATCGGCTCCATGACCGGCTCGGCCAGCGTCAACCTCAGCCGCGACAAGATGCACAGCAACTACGACTCTGTCGTGGAGCAGACCGGGATCTTCGCCGGCAAAGGCGGCTACGACATCACCGTGGGCGAACATACCCAGCTCAACGGGGCGGTGATTGGCTCGACGGCGACCGCCGATAAAAACCGTCTCGATACCGGCACCATTGGCTTCAGCGATATTGAAAACCGCGCCGATTTCGAAGTGGAACACCAGAGCGTGGGGATGAGCACCGGGGGCAGCATCGGCAGCCAGTTTGCCGGGAATATGGCGAACGGCCTGCTGGTGGGGGCGAACCGCGACGGGCATGACAGCAGCACCACGCACGCCGCAGTATCGGAGGGCACCCTGATTGTCCGCGACCAGGATCGTCAGGCGCAGGATGTCAACCAGCTCAGCCGCGACGTGGAGCACGCCAACCAGACGCTCTCCCCTATCTTCGACAAAGAGAAAGAGCAGGAGCGGCTCCAGCAGGCGCAGCTCATCGGTGAGATTGGTAATCAGGTGGCGGATATTGCCCGCACCGAGGGGAGCATCCGCGCCACCAACGCGGCGAAAGAGAAGCTGAAAAACGTCAACGCCCAGGATCTGCAGGAGGCGAAAGCGGCGTGGGAGAAAGCCAACCCGGGCAAAACCGCGACGCTGGAAGATATTAACGGCCAGATCTACCAGACGGCGTACAACGACGCGCTCAGTGCCTCCGGCTTTGGCACCGGTGGGCAGTATCAGCAGGCGATTCAGGCGGCGACGGCAGCGGTTCAGGGCCTGGCCGGAAGCGATCTCAGTGCCGCTCTCGCGGGCGGTGCTGCGCCATACGTGGCGGAGGTGATTGGTCATTACAGCGGTCTGAACGACGCGGGCAAAGTCGCCGCCCACGCGGTGGTCAACGCCGCGCTGGCCGCCGCTCAGGGGCAGGACGCACTGGCGGGTGCCGCCGGTGCCGCCACGGGCGAACTGGTGGGGATGATCGCTACCGAGATGTACGGCAAATCGGCCGATGAGCTGGATGAAACGCAGAAGCAGACGGTTTCTGCGCTGGCGACGCTGGCTGCGGGGCTTTCCGGCGGTCTGGCGGGCGACAGCTCAGCTTCTGCTGTTGCCGGGGCGCAGGCGGGTAAAACGACGGTTGAGAATAACTATCTGAGTACGGCAGAAGCGCGTCAGCTGGATAAAGAGCTACTGGAGTGTAAAGCTTCCGGCGGTGACTGCATGAAAGTGGTTGAGAAGTATCTGGCAATCAGTAATAAGAAAAGCAAAGAGCTTGCGGA